One Actinomycetota bacterium genomic window, TGGTGGCGTGCGGCGCCGGCGGCGTGGCGGTGGAGCTGACAAGGGACGTGGCGGTGCGGATCACCCCGCTCACCGACCTCGACGCAGGGTCGATGGTCCGGTCGCTGGCCACGTTTCCTCTCCTGGACGGATACCGGGGAGCGCCGAAGGCCGACGTGGCGGCCCTCGAGGACATCCTGCTGCGGGTCTCCGCGCTGGTGGAGAACCACCCGGAGGTGGCGGAGATGGACTGCAACCCCGTCAAGGTCCTGACCGAGGGCGCGGTGATCGTGGACGCCCGGGTCCGCATCGAGGTCCCCGTGCCCCGGCCGCCGCTCGGGGCCCGCCGGACCTGAGCGGCGCCGGCCGCCGGGGCCGTCGTGCGTGGTGCTCGAGGCGGCCCTGCCAGGAACCGAACCGGCCGCGTGGCCGGCTCCGATCGCCGTCAGCGGCGAGCCGAGAGCTTCCTGGTCACCAGCACCGAGCACCCGGCGTGCCGGGCCACCCATTCGCTCACGCTTCCCAGGAGCACCCGGGACAGCCCGTGGAGACCACGTGACCCCAACGCGACGAGATCGACGCCCTCCGACCTGGCCGTTTCGGCGATGACCGGGGCCGGCCGGCCCAGGGCCATCTCCCGCGCCGGGTCCAGGCCCATCCGCTCGGCCACCTCGACGGCCGGGGACAGCGGCTCGAACCCGGAGGGCTCGCCCACCGCGGTCCACCCGACGCCGTAGCCCGAGATCACCGGGACCACGTGAAGGAGCCGGAAGGACGCCTCGGCCTGGGCGGCCAGCGCCGCGCCGGTCCGGACGGCCTCCATCGAGCAGTCGGACCCGTCCACGGCGCACAGCACCCGGCCCGGGAACGTCATGCCCAGGGACTCCTCGGGGGCTCGGGACACCAGCACGGAGGCATGTGCGTTCCGGACCACGTGGACGGCCACCCCACCCAGCAGGTGGGGCTTCTCGAACAAGCCGGCGTCGGCGCCTACGCAGACGAGGTCGGCCCACCGCTCCTGCGCGTGGTGAACGAGCATGATGGCGGGGTCACCGACCAGCACCCGGAGCGTGGCCTCCACGTCCTCCTTGTCGGCGATGCGGCCCGCCTCCTCCAGCGCGTGGTCGGCGTAGGCCGTCGGTGCGCTGGGGTCGCGGAACGGGCCGGGCGGACGTGACTGGTCGAAGACGTACACGACCTCGAGCTCCGCCCCCGTGAGCGACGCCAGCCGGGCGGCCTGGCGCACGGCTTCCTCCGCCCGGAGGGACCCGTCGGTTCCCGCGAGGATCCGTTCGAATGCGCTGCCCATCTCTGGTCGTCCACCTCGATCGTGAGCCTGGCGACCTCGCTCAGCGTTCATCACTGCCTCCCTTCTCCACTCCACGGTAGGGACGCGTACCGGAAAGGACAGGGGCCGAAGGGACCTCCCGGC contains:
- a CDS encoding universal stress protein → MGSAFERILAGTDGSLRAEEAVRQAARLASLTGAELEVVYVFDQSRPPGPFRDPSAPTAYADHALEEAGRIADKEDVEATLRVLVGDPAIMLVHHAQERWADLVCVGADAGLFEKPHLLGGVAVHVVRNAHASVLVSRAPEESLGMTFPGRVLCAVDGSDCSMEAVRTGAALAAQAEASFRLLHVVPVISGYGVGWTAVGEPSGFEPLSPAVEVAERMGLDPAREMALGRPAPVIAETARSEGVDLVALGSRGLHGLSRVLLGSVSEWVARHAGCSVLVTRKLSARR